The DNA segment TAACCATTGGTTATGTAGCGCTGCTTATCTTGTAAATTGAAACTGCCTGAAAAACCGCGAAATTTTAGATATCAAGCAAATACACCAACAAAAAAACCCCACCTCTCAGTCAGAGAAATGGGGTTTTGAACTCATTGCATGGCTACCTCGTTATTGGGGTTAGCGCATTGTGATGGTTTATTTATCTATCAAAAAATCCGCATTAATGTCAATGGGTTTGGAAAGAATGGATCGGGCCAGTTGTCTTCAGGCGCAATTAATTTTTTTGTTAGACCTTGAACCTTGTACCTTTTTTATATGGGCGCCCCCTTACTTTCACTAACTTATTTCTAATATTCCGGACCGGGGCATTTCTCATCTGCTTTAGCCTCTAATTCTTCTTGAAGTTTCTCGCTTTTATCAATTTCCGGAAATTTTTTTGCAAGATTGTCATAGCACAGATCATTTGCGTCAGTAACAGCAGTTATTTCACTCTGTATGGCCTTCATTTTGGACCTGTCCCCGGAAGCTTGTGCTTTATTCATTGCATCCATTATCTTCTTTGACTCGATCAAGTACTCTTTTCGACATTCGCATACGCCATCAACAACTTCGTCCATGTTAAAAGCGAAGATCACGTTGGAAAATAGTGATAGCGCAACGATAACTGCCAGTAACTTTTTCATTTTAAATCCTCCTGTTTAATGCCTGTTAGGAATTTTCAGAGTCTCCTGCTTATCATCATCACAGATACTATCCATATATCACAAAAAACAAAAACCCCATCTCTCAATCTGAGAAATGGGGTTTTGGAGCTTAGAGCATACTGCCCTCCGTAACAGAATATTATTTAGATTTATTTTTGTATTTTTTGAGTAGGTCCTCGATAGCTTCTTCCAGTAGAATGTTAACGCGAGCATCCTCTTCCACAGCCAGAATTTTCAGCTTCTTGATCCTGCATATTGGCTTTGGCACTATTGTTGTGCAAGGGTGACACCAAGCTGTTCCAGCATTCCGAGTCGGTCCCAATAAAGCCACGCTTCTGACATTTTTTCATTGGAAAGACGAGTAAAAGTTGCGCCTTTAACCGTAAATTGCTTTCCAGTGGCAGCGATGCCCATAAATTCATTGTTATGAGTGCCGGTCATTGTCCAACGAATTGCCACCGTCTCCTCTTCAGCAGCCAAATCTTCAACAGAAAAATTAATATCAGGGAAGGTAGAGTGGATGGCACCTACAAATTGCTTGAATGCCTCAATACCCTCTACTTCTCTGATAGGCCCGTGAAAAAGGAAGTCTTCATTTATTATTGCATCAGCCGCCTCGATCTTTCCGTCACTCCAAACTTCCTCTATATAACGACGGGCGATTATTTTGTTTTGCTCTGCTGCCATAGAGGCACCCCCTTTTTTAGGTTTCAAACAATTGAACTCATTATGTGCAATTTCGGAAAAGCTTGAAGGTCAGGTCAGAAAGGAGAGTCGACGCTTAGAATGGAACCCACTTCAGATCAGCTACAAATTTAGAATCAGCTTTA comes from the Desulfobacterales bacterium genome and includes:
- a CDS encoding ester cyclase is translated as MAAEQNKIIARRYIEEVWSDGKIEAADAIINEDFLFHGPIREVEGIEAFKQFVGAIHSTFPDINFSVEDLAAEEETVAIRWTMTGTHNNEFMGIAATGKQFTVKGATFTRLSNEKMSEAWLYWDRLGMLEQLGVTLAQQ